GCAAAGACGGAATAGAAGTAGGCATGGTCAACAAAACGCAAAGACACAGAAAACGCCAAGGCGACAGATAGATTGTATGGGCAGTGTTTCCCCACCCATGACAACAATATATGTGCCACAAACATGATTTGAATTGCTATTATTTCAACAACTTGAGTATTTGGTGGGTGGAATCTTCTTTCGCTAACGAAGTGCGATCGCGTCCCCAACCAACATTTCTGCGGTAGCTACCCAAAAGTTCAGCCTGTTTGAGTAATTCTTCATCCACTGAATCTAGAGGATCGACTTGTGGCGCTACATACAAAGCATCCACCGGACAGTACAATTCGCACATGAAACAGGTTTGACAATCACTTTGCCTAGCAATAGTAGGCGGTGCATCTGGCACTTTATCAAACACATTTGTCGGGCAAACATTAACGCAAATATTACATTGAATGCACCGTGACGCGCTTACTAACTCAATCATGTCAAACAATTTTAGATTTTGAATTTTAGATTAGGTAATGAGGCGCATTGTTAAAAATACCTCTTCTTCTTTGCGCCTTTGCGCCTACCCTGCGGGAAGCCGCTACTCTACGAGAACGCTTCGCGAACGCGTCTATGCGTGAGAAAAAAAATAATTAGGAAGACACACTAACCAATTCTCTCTTTATCCCTAATCCCTCACTTCTCACCCAGACTCGATCCAAACCACCACTAACTAAATAATGTTGCTGGTTAGCATCCATCTCTGGATAATCTTGATGCTTGTGCATCCCGCGACTTTCTTTCCGTTCCAAAGCACTGCTATACATCCATCTAGCTGTAGCCACCATTGCAGCAGCTTCTCGCACCTGAAGAATTTGAGAATCCGCAGCTTGACTAGAACGAATCTCTTTCCAGAGGTTATCTAATCTCTGCAATGATTCAGTCAAACCTTGTGCGTTACGGAAATAATTGCGATCGTAGGGAAAAACTTCCGCCTGGGTTGCTTGGATGACTTCTTCAGCTTTAATCTGATGTTTACTACCATTTGTCAATCCTGCTTCGCCAACTGCTTCTACAGGGCGTTGCTTACCCCACTCTCCCAAATTCCGGGCGTACTCAGCCGCAGATTTACCCGCCCAGTAACCGGAAGATATCGCCCATGCTGCATTATGACTACCACCACCAGTAAAGCCACCACAAATTAATTCTCTGGTAGCAGCATCACCAGCTGCATAAAGCCCTGGAACTGATGCAGCGCAAGTAGAATCAACAATCCGAATCCCACCCGTACCGCGTACTGTACCTTCTAAACGCAAGGTGACAGGGAAGCGTTGGCTAAAAGGATCGATACCTGCGCGATCGAATGGCAAGAAGAAATTAGGCTGTGCTTTGCGCATATGTGCCTGCATATCTTGTGTTGCTCGATCCAAGATGGCATAGACTGGTTGTGTCAACAGAGTTTGAGCAATTATTGAACGCCCTCTTTGCGAACCCGCGCCAGGTATAGGTGTGCCGTCTTCGTATGTAAAAGTTGCCCAATTGTAAAATAAAGTTTTGGTGACTGAGGAAAAAGCAGGAGAGATGCCGTATGCGTTAGAAAACTCCATCCCTGACATCTCTGCGCCCGCCTCTGCTGCCATGAGGTATCCATCCCCAGTTAAAACATTGCAACCTAGTGCTTTACTTAAAAAAGCACACCCACCAGTTGCAATAATTACTGAATTAGCACGTACAACCCATTGCTTGCCCGTCTGACGATTTACGCCTGTTGCCCCAGCAACAGCACCTTCTGCGTCTACCAACAGTTGCAAGGCAGGACTATTATCTAAAATTGTTACCCCCGCCCGTTTGATTTGCTTCCGCATCAGGCGCATATATTCAGGCCCTTGCAAACTGCGGCGATAGGGTTTTCCTTCTTCATCAACAGGAAAAGGATAGCCCCATTCTGCTAAAAGGTTGACGTTGGCATATGTCTGATTTAATACCTGCTGCATCCAGTCGCGGTTGGATAGAAATCCTCCCAAAGCTTCCCGACTGGACATTGCAGCTTCTCTCGCTTCTGGATTTGGTGGTACATACCATACACCATTACCCGATGCTGCG
The genomic region above belongs to Calothrix sp. NIES-2098 and contains:
- a CDS encoding 4Fe-4S ferredoxin, iron-sulfur binding protein — encoded protein: MIELVSASRCIQCNICVNVCPTNVFDKVPDAPPTIARQSDCQTCFMCELYCPVDALYVAPQVDPLDSVDEELLKQAELLGSYRRNVGWGRDRTSLAKEDSTHQILKLLK
- a CDS encoding fumarate reductase/succinate dehydrogenase flavoprotein domain-containing protein is translated as MSSYHWRSQNSSTIDIDVDPNLQTDVLVIGGGPAGTWAAWSAASSGAEVVLVDKGYCGTSGCAAASGNGVWYVPPNPEAREAAMSSREALGGFLSNRDWMQQVLNQTYANVNLLAEWGYPFPVDEEGKPYRRSLQGPEYMRLMRKQIKRAGVTILDNSPALQLLVDAEGAVAGATGVNRQTGKQWVVRANSVIIATGGCAFLSKALGCNVLTGDGYLMAAEAGAEMSGMEFSNAYGISPAFSSVTKTLFYNWATFTYEDGTPIPGAGSQRGRSIIAQTLLTQPVYAILDRATQDMQAHMRKAQPNFFLPFDRAGIDPFSQRFPVTLRLEGTVRGTGGIRIVDSTCAASVPGLYAAGDAATRELICGGFTGGGSHNAAWAISSGYWAGKSAAEYARNLGEWGKQRPVEAVGEAGLTNGSKHQIKAEEVIQATQAEVFPYDRNYFRNAQGLTESLQRLDNLWKEIRSSQAADSQILQVREAAAMVATARWMYSSALERKESRGMHKHQDYPEMDANQQHYLVSGGLDRVWVRSEGLGIKRELVSVSS